A section of the Metabacillus endolithicus genome encodes:
- the dprA gene encoding DNA-processing protein DprA — protein MDDVTKKLFLLAHCKELNSQIIYKLLTIDPSLQIFFQLKDGEWLNYFNVKKHKIDNIKTEYYSYSADLLIKKYNQQNISFLPLFDPNYPYLLKQIADPPPFLFYKGNITLASRKKLISVVGTRYPSEYGVKALEHVLKPLIQEKWVIVSGLAKGIDTLAHEAALNHGGETIAVIGGGLEHIYPRQNQTLANKLMTSHLILSEHSPSTSPQKWHFPKRNRIISGISLGTLIIQAKQRSGSLITAHQALEQNREVFAIPGSIFDECSIGGNELIQNGAKLVQHASHIFEEFPQEVEM, from the coding sequence ATGGACGATGTAACAAAAAAGTTATTTTTGTTAGCTCATTGTAAGGAACTTAATAGCCAAATTATTTATAAATTACTAACTATAGATCCATCGTTGCAGATTTTTTTTCAACTAAAAGATGGTGAATGGTTAAATTATTTTAATGTGAAGAAACATAAAATAGATAACATAAAAACTGAGTATTATTCTTACTCAGCTGATCTCCTCATTAAAAAATATAATCAGCAAAACATTTCTTTTCTTCCCCTTTTTGATCCTAATTATCCTTATTTGTTAAAGCAAATCGCTGATCCGCCTCCATTTTTATTTTATAAAGGTAATATTACCCTTGCTTCTCGTAAAAAGCTTATTAGTGTAGTAGGTACAAGGTATCCGTCTGAATATGGTGTTAAAGCACTTGAGCATGTGTTAAAGCCTCTTATCCAAGAAAAATGGGTTATTGTAAGTGGTTTAGCTAAAGGAATCGATACTTTAGCACATGAAGCAGCACTAAACCATGGGGGTGAAACAATTGCAGTAATTGGTGGAGGATTAGAGCATATATATCCTAGGCAGAATCAAACGTTGGCAAACAAGCTAATGACTTCACATCTAATTCTTTCAGAACATTCTCCTTCAACATCACCTCAAAAATGGCATTTTCCTAAAAGAAATCGAATTATTAGTGGAATTTCTTTGGGGACACTTATTATCCAAGCTAAGCAAAGAAGTGGTTCACTAATAACTGCACATCAAGCATTGGAGCAAAACCGAGAAGTGTTTGCCATACCGGGATCTATTTTTGATGAGTGTAGCATTGGTGGAAATGAACTAATACAAAACGGGGCAAAATTAGTACAACATGCATCACATATATTTGAAGAATTTCCTCAAGAAGTTGAAATGTAA
- the sucD gene encoding succinate--CoA ligase subunit alpha yields the protein MSVFINKDTKVIVQGITGSTALFHTKQMLEYGTNIVGGVTPGKGGTEVEGVPVFNTVQEAVQATGANASVIYVPAPFAADAIMEGVDAELDLVICITEHIPVMDMVNVKRYMEGKKTRLVGPNCPGVITPEECKIGIMPGYIHKKGHVGVVSRSGTLTYEAVHQLSQAGIGQSTAVGIGGDPVNGTNFIDVLKAFNEDEDTYAVIMIGEIGGTAEEEAAEWVKANMTKPVVGFIGGQTAPPGKRMGHAGAIISGGKGTAEEKIKTMNACGIKVADTPSVMGETLISVLEEQGLLEKCKTH from the coding sequence ATGAGTGTATTTATTAATAAAGATACGAAAGTAATCGTACAAGGTATCACTGGTTCTACAGCGTTATTTCATACAAAACAAATGCTTGAGTATGGCACAAATATCGTTGGTGGAGTTACACCTGGTAAAGGTGGAACAGAAGTAGAAGGTGTACCTGTTTTCAATACAGTTCAAGAAGCAGTTCAAGCGACTGGTGCAAACGCGTCTGTTATTTATGTACCTGCTCCTTTCGCAGCTGATGCAATTATGGAAGGTGTAGACGCAGAATTAGATTTAGTTATTTGTATTACAGAGCATATTCCAGTTATGGATATGGTGAATGTTAAACGCTACATGGAAGGTAAGAAAACTCGCCTTGTAGGACCTAACTGCCCTGGTGTGATTACACCTGAGGAATGTAAAATTGGAATTATGCCTGGCTATATTCATAAGAAGGGTCATGTTGGTGTCGTTTCACGTTCTGGTACTCTTACTTATGAAGCAGTTCATCAATTATCACAAGCTGGTATTGGTCAATCTACTGCTGTAGGTATCGGAGGGGATCCTGTTAACGGGACGAACTTTATCGATGTTCTCAAAGCTTTTAACGAAGATGAAGACACATATGCAGTTATCATGATTGGTGAGATCGGTGGTACAGCTGAAGAAGAAGCTGCTGAATGGGTTAAAGCAAATATGACAAAACCTGTTGTAGGCTTCATCGGTGGTCAAACAGCACCTCCTGGAAAACGTATGGGTCATGCTGGTGCGATTATTTCTGGTGGTAAAGGTACTGCTGAAGAAAAAATTAAAACAATGAATGCTTGTGGAATTAAAGTGGCTGACACTCCATCTGTTATGGGTGAAACACTTATTTCTGTTCTTGAAGAACAAGGTTTATTAGAAAAATGTAAAACACACTAA